A single region of the Anaerococcus urinomassiliensis genome encodes:
- a CDS encoding DNA-3-methyladenine glycosylase, translating into MLDKNFFNRDTLTVAKDLLGKIIVRKTQIHTYKAMIVETEAYLGIKDRACHTFEGRKTERNKTMYEDAGTIYVYQTYGIHYLMNFVTLDKVNPEAVLIRALEPIEGANQMSINRFGKNYIDLNKYQKNNLTNGPGKLTKALEIDKNLNGKNLFDQQIYLIDGKNDFTIETDVRIGIDYAKEARNYPYRFYIKDNPYVSKIKR; encoded by the coding sequence ATGTTAGACAAAAACTTTTTTAATAGAGATACATTAACCGTTGCGAAAGATTTATTAGGCAAAATAATAGTAAGAAAAACTCAAATTCATACATATAAAGCTATGATTGTAGAGACTGAAGCATATTTAGGTATCAAAGATAGGGCTTGTCATACATTTGAAGGCAGAAAGACTGAAAGAAACAAAACTATGTATGAAGATGCTGGAACTATATATGTATACCAAACTTATGGCATACATTACTTGATGAATTTTGTAACTTTGGATAAAGTAAATCCAGAAGCTGTGCTTATTAGAGCTCTTGAACCAATTGAAGGTGCTAACCAAATGAGTATTAATAGATTTGGAAAGAACTATATAGATTTGAACAAATATCAAAAAAACAACCTGACTAATGGACCTGGTAAACTCACCAAAGCATTAGAAATAGATAAAAATTTAAATGGCAAGAATTTATTTGACCAGCAAATTTATCTAATAGATGGTAAAAATGATTTTACGATAGAGACAGATGTAAGGATAGGAATAGATTATGCAAAAGAAGCTAGGAATTATCCATACAGATTTTACATCAAAGACAATCCATATGTATCCAAAATAAAAAGATGA
- a CDS encoding NADPH-dependent oxidoreductase — protein MNTSIENQLNHRTIREFKNEKLDESLINKLLEVANRSASSNGMQFFSIINITDQAIKDQLAENGSQEYMARAPHLWIFVADLYRNYNIAKENGQENDEMIGFDKFIQAMTDSIIAAQNVTIAAESLGLGTNYFGNIHNDTQKVIELLDLPKLTYPAVGLSFGIPNQEPQLKPRLDIKLKTFENSYKIYDSYNEMIKDYDKEMITYYDLRDSNRRSDSFSKQIPKKQGIVIKNRGKMFETLLNQGFNINFKDELS, from the coding sequence ATGAATACAAGTATTGAAAATCAATTAAATCACAGGACAATTAGAGAATTTAAGAACGAAAAATTAGATGAAAGTCTGATTAATAAACTATTAGAAGTTGCCAATAGATCTGCATCAAGCAATGGTATGCAATTTTTTTCTATAATCAATATAACTGACCAAGCTATTAAAGATCAATTGGCAGAAAATGGTAGCCAAGAATATATGGCACGTGCACCACACCTATGGATTTTTGTTGCAGACTTATATAGAAATTACAATATTGCCAAAGAAAATGGCCAAGAAAACGATGAAATGATAGGTTTTGATAAATTTATCCAAGCTATGACTGATTCAATTATTGCTGCTCAAAACGTCACAATCGCTGCCGAAAGTTTAGGACTTGGAACAAATTATTTTGGAAATATCCACAATGACACCCAAAAAGTTATAGAACTATTAGACCTGCCAAAGCTTACTTATCCTGCTGTAGGACTTTCTTTTGGTATACCAAATCAAGAACCACAACTAAAGCCAAGACTTGATATAAAACTAAAAACTTTTGAAAATTCCTATAAAATTTATGACAGCTACAATGAAATGATTAAAGATTATGACAAAGAAATGATAACATATTATGATTTGAGAGATTCTAATCGTAGGTCAGATTCCTTCAGCAAGCAAATCCCTAAAAAACAAGGAATTGTCATAAAAAACAGAGGAAAAATGTTTGAAACATTATTAAATCAAGGTTTTAATATAAACTTTAAAGATGAGCTAAGCTAA
- a CDS encoding ATP-dependent DNA helicase — protein MLVKISVRNLIEFVMRSGDIDNRFRDNARLIEGIKAHQKIQSSYGKNYKKEFSLKNTTIIDDVEFKVEGRADGLIKDGSIYTIDEIKSTSRNLDEIDDSNKLHWAQAMCYAYFYCLDTNLDSIFITLTYVNIEDYTSKIFKKEFDFETLKSFYYDLLDSYLNFSKILANNKVKRDDTIRNLDFPYKDYRKGQRKLAVAVYTSIMKEDNLIVDAPTGIGKTISTVFPSIKSMGEDFSDRIFYLTSKNTQAKEAMKSIKLLKNRGMFIKALTITSKEKICLNDEVKCNPVDCPFAKGHFDRVNDALLDIISKEEIIDFNTVTSYSEKYRVCPFEFQLDISNYADFIICDYNYVFNPTVYLRRFFDEIVDRYIFLIDESHNLLERARDMYSFRFTETRFKILWDKLDKKKYKSLRKYLKQIVEEFNNLYSKHGKKLFYYQEKQIDDFDDVFAKLIKPLQKYLVEDREDENYDDLLNLYFDINRYFKITDNYTEGFYSIIAYDEINDEIYFEIKCIDPSQVLKNIYSFAKTTVFFSATLSPMDYFMRMLGANDALRLKLDMPFSNDNYAIFAKEISTRYKDRNYNLPIISESIKEFIKSRKGNYFIFFPSYSYMVDVYEEYSSRYDDEILLQDRFMNETDAHKFLSKFDKASSKTAFVVLGGIFSEGVDLVGDRLIGAMVISVGMPGVGYERNLIKEHFDKLGLNGFDYSYTYPGINKVFQAAGRVIRSEDDRGIIYLLDDRFTSYKYRMLYPKHWRKKDIKIVNESRDFRKEISNFWENDSEKKENS, from the coding sequence ATGCTTGTAAAAATTTCAGTTAGAAATTTAATAGAATTTGTAATGAGATCTGGAGATATAGACAATAGATTCCGTGATAATGCTAGGTTGATCGAAGGAATTAAAGCCCATCAAAAAATACAGTCTTCCTATGGCAAAAATTACAAAAAGGAATTTTCTTTAAAAAATACTACAATTATAGATGATGTAGAGTTTAAAGTCGAAGGTAGGGCGGATGGCCTTATTAAGGATGGAAGTATTTATACTATCGACGAGATAAAATCAACCAGTAGAAATCTAGATGAAATTGATGATTCCAACAAATTACATTGGGCGCAAGCTATGTGCTACGCTTATTTCTATTGTTTAGATACTAATTTAGATAGTATATTTATTACTTTAACATATGTAAATATCGAAGATTACACTAGCAAAATTTTCAAAAAAGAATTTGATTTTGAGACATTAAAATCTTTTTACTATGATTTACTAGATTCATATTTGAATTTTTCAAAAATTTTGGCTAATAACAAAGTTAAAAGAGATGATACTATAAGAAATTTAGACTTTCCTTATAAAGATTATAGGAAGGGTCAAAGAAAGTTAGCTGTTGCAGTATATACTTCTATTATGAAAGAAGACAATCTGATTGTAGATGCCCCCACAGGAATTGGTAAGACTATATCAACAGTTTTTCCTTCTATAAAATCAATGGGAGAGGATTTTTCTGATAGAATATTTTACCTTACAAGTAAAAATACTCAGGCAAAAGAAGCAATGAAATCGATTAAGCTACTCAAAAATAGGGGAATGTTTATCAAAGCTTTGACTATTACTTCTAAAGAAAAAATATGCCTAAATGATGAAGTAAAATGTAATCCTGTTGATTGCCCTTTTGCTAAGGGACATTTCGATAGAGTAAACGATGCTCTTTTAGATATAATTTCAAAAGAAGAAATTATTGATTTTAATACTGTCACTTCTTATTCAGAAAAATATCGAGTTTGTCCGTTTGAATTCCAACTAGATATCTCAAACTATGCTGATTTTATAATATGTGATTATAACTACGTATTTAATCCAACTGTATACCTTAGGAGGTTTTTTGACGAAATTGTTGATAGATACATATTTTTAATAGACGAATCTCATAACCTTCTAGAAAGAGCTAGAGACATGTATTCATTTAGATTTACTGAGACTCGCTTTAAAATTCTTTGGGACAAATTGGATAAGAAAAAATATAAAAGTCTAAGAAAATACTTAAAACAAATTGTGGAAGAATTTAATAATCTTTATTCTAAGCATGGTAAAAAATTGTTCTATTACCAGGAAAAACAAATAGATGATTTTGATGATGTATTTGCAAAACTTATAAAACCCCTACAAAAGTATTTAGTCGAAGATAGGGAAGATGAAAACTACGACGACTTATTAAATTTGTATTTTGATATAAATAGGTATTTTAAAATAACTGATAACTACACAGAGGGATTCTATTCAATAATTGCCTATGATGAGATAAATGATGAAATTTACTTTGAAATAAAATGTATCGATCCATCACAAGTCTTAAAAAACATATATAGTTTTGCAAAAACAACAGTGTTTTTCTCAGCTACACTTTCACCAATGGATTATTTTATGAGGATGCTTGGTGCCAATGATGCCTTAAGACTTAAACTTGATATGCCATTTTCTAATGACAATTATGCTATTTTTGCAAAGGAAATATCCACAAGGTATAAAGATAGGAATTATAATCTACCTATTATTAGTGAGTCTATAAAAGAATTTATAAAATCTAGAAAAGGCAATTACTTTATATTTTTTCCATCATATTCATATATGGTAGATGTCTATGAAGAGTATTCGTCAAGATATGATGATGAGATTTTATTACAAGATAGGTTTATGAATGAAACAGATGCTCATAAGTTTTTGAGCAAATTTGACAAAGCTTCAAGTAAGACAGCTTTTGTAGTACTAGGTGGTATCTTTTCCGAGGGAGTAGATTTAGTTGGAGATAGACTTATAGGTGCAATGGTAATTTCTGTAGGTATGCCAGGGGTCGGTTATGAGAGAAATTTAATCAAAGAACATTTTGACAAATTGGGTCTAAATGGATTTGACTACTCATATACTTATCCAGGTATAAACAAAGTTTTTCAAGCTGCAGGTAGAGTTATAAGAAGTGAAGATGATAGGGGAATAATTTATTTATTAGATGATAGATTTACTAGCTACAAATATAGGATGCTTTATCCTAAGCATTGGAGAAAAAAAGACATAAAAATTGTAAATGAATCTAGAGATTTTAGAAAAGAAATAAGTAATTTTTGGGAGAATGATAGTGAGAAAAAAGAAAACAGTTGA
- the rlmD gene encoding 23S rRNA (uracil(1939)-C(5))-methyltransferase RlmD has protein sequence MIVRKKKTVDVDIYDMKYPNISIGKTIDDQIVEFKGGLLGQKAKIKITRNRNGYKKGKFLELVENSYLENNKNYCPKADICGGCAYQKLAYETELMLKLDMIKKLFADNDIDYDGDISINRADPISGYRNKMEYTFGDSKKGGDLVLGLHRQNRFYEIVDTIDCNIVDDDFNKIRKEVQKYFRDRKTSFYHKSTREGLLRHLIIRKALRTGQIMLVLVTTSDDSFDEIRKKLFVNFVKDLELQGEIVSIFHVINDSPADAVVAETINLIFGKDHITEEMMGLKFNISPFSFFQPNVFTAEKIYKKAFELGEIDQDTNVLDLYSGTGTITQVMAKAAKKSTGIEIVEEAVDKAYENAKINEIENIEFLCGDVLEEIDHIKGDFDLVILDPPRVGIAANALEKILKLNPEKFIYISCNPKTQVENLKEFIANGYKINKYEVIDQFPRSRHVETVALLSKLNTENHLDIEIGEDELSEIDFSKDATYGEIKKYVLDKYGLKVSSLYIAQIKRKHGLIERENYNFSKKENQRVPNCPEEKEKAIEDALEHFGMI, from the coding sequence ATGATAGTGAGAAAAAAGAAAACAGTTGATGTAGATATATATGATATGAAATACCCTAATATTTCCATAGGGAAAACTATTGATGATCAGATAGTGGAATTTAAGGGTGGATTACTAGGACAAAAAGCAAAAATTAAAATTACCAGAAATAGAAATGGATATAAAAAGGGCAAATTTTTAGAATTAGTGGAAAATTCATATCTGGAAAATAATAAAAATTATTGCCCTAAGGCAGATATATGTGGTGGCTGTGCGTATCAAAAATTGGCCTATGAAACAGAGCTAATGTTAAAGCTTGACATGATTAAAAAGCTATTTGCTGATAATGATATCGACTATGATGGAGATATTTCAATCAACAGGGCAGATCCTATAAGCGGCTACAGAAATAAGATGGAGTATACCTTCGGTGATAGTAAAAAAGGTGGTGATTTAGTCTTAGGCCTTCATAGGCAAAATAGGTTCTACGAGATAGTAGATACTATTGACTGTAATATTGTTGATGATGATTTCAATAAAATAAGAAAAGAAGTACAAAAATATTTTAGAGACAGGAAAACTAGCTTTTATCACAAATCTACAAGAGAGGGACTTTTACGTCATTTAATAATTAGAAAGGCTCTAAGAACTGGTCAAATTATGCTAGTGCTTGTTACAACAAGTGACGATAGCTTTGATGAGATAAGAAAAAAGTTATTTGTAAACTTCGTAAAAGATCTTGAATTACAAGGGGAGATAGTTTCTATATTTCATGTTATCAATGATTCTCCAGCAGATGCAGTCGTTGCTGAGACAATCAATCTAATCTTTGGAAAAGACCATATAACAGAAGAGATGATGGGACTTAAATTTAATATATCGCCATTTTCATTTTTCCAACCCAATGTATTTACCGCAGAAAAAATTTACAAAAAAGCATTTGAACTTGGAGAAATAGATCAAGATACAAATGTGTTAGACTTATATTCAGGAACAGGAACAATAACTCAAGTAATGGCAAAGGCTGCCAAAAAGTCTACAGGAATAGAAATAGTAGAAGAAGCAGTGGACAAGGCATATGAAAATGCAAAAATCAACGAAATAGAGAATATAGAATTTCTATGTGGAGATGTTCTAGAAGAAATTGATCATATTAAAGGAGATTTTGACCTAGTAATCCTAGATCCACCTAGAGTAGGAATAGCTGCTAATGCACTAGAAAAAATTTTAAAATTAAATCCAGAAAAATTTATATACATTTCTTGCAATCCAAAAACTCAAGTAGAAAACTTGAAAGAATTTATAGCTAATGGATACAAAATAAATAAATACGAAGTGATAGACCAATTTCCAAGATCTAGGCATGTGGAGACGGTAGCTCTATTGTCCAAACTAAACACAGAGAATCATTTAGATATAGAAATAGGTGAAGATGAATTATCTGAAATTGACTTTTCAAAAGATGCAACCTATGGAGAAATTAAAAAGTATGTGTTAGATAAATATGGACTAAAAGTTTCAAGCCTATATATTGCACAAATAAAAAGGAAACATGGTCTAATAGAGAGAGAAAATTATAATTTTAGTAAGAAAGAAAATCAAAGAGTGCCAAATTGCCCAGAAGAAAAAGAAAAAGCAATCGAAGATGCTTTAGAGCATTTTGGAATGATTTAA
- a CDS encoding Csac_0668 family 2Fe-2S cluster-binding (seleno)protein, translated as MKINNECCCGCKTEKPDQIKDNCPVCNNEGISVSKVTVEHLVVDDYRNAVNGDQYKICMNEDCDVVYYNLDNEIKFLKDQVRVPIWFKKDADPKYACYCSEVTENQVIEAVVKHGAKSVKEVNAITGAMKNSNCKENNPLGVCCHKIIQEAIDKGLKMK; from the coding sequence ATGAAGATTAATAATGAATGTTGTTGTGGATGCAAAACAGAAAAGCCGGATCAAATTAAAGACAATTGTCCTGTATGTAATAATGAAGGGATTTCCGTTAGTAAAGTAACTGTTGAACATCTAGTGGTAGATGATTATCGTAATGCTGTTAACGGAGATCAATATAAGATTTGCATGAACGAGGACTGCGACGTTGTTTACTATAACTTAGATAATGAAATAAAATTCTTGAAAGACCAAGTTAGAGTTCCTATCTGGTTTAAGAAAGATGCAGATCCTAAGTATGCTTGTTATTGTAGCGAAGTCACAGAAAATCAGGTAATTGAAGCAGTTGTAAAGCATGGCGCGAAATCCGTAAAAGAAGTAAATGCCATCACTGGGGCAATGAAAAATTCTAATTGTAAAGAAAACAATCCGTTGGGAGTTTGTTGTCATAAGATTATTCAGGAAGCTATCGATAAAGGCTTGAAAATGAAATAA
- a CDS encoding erythromycin resistance leader peptide yields MGMFSIFVIERFHYQLNQK; encoded by the coding sequence ATGGGTATGTTTTCTATATTTGTTATTGAGAGATTTCATTATCAACTAAACCAAAAATAA
- the erm(A) gene encoding 23S rRNA (adenine(2058)-N(6))-methyltransferase Erm(A) codes for MKQKNPKNTQNFITSKKHVKEILKYTNINKQDKIIEIGSGKGHFTKELVEMSQRVNAIEIDEGLCHATKKAVEPFQNIKVIHEDILKFSFPKNTDYKIFGNIPYNISTDIVKKIAFDSQAKYSYLIVERGFAKRLQNTQRALGLLLMVEMDIKILKKVPRAYFHPKPNVDSVLIVLERHKPFILKKDYKKYRFFVYKWVNREYHVLFTKNQLRQVLKHANVTDLDKLSNEQFLSVFNSYKLFQ; via the coding sequence ATGAAACAGAAAAACCCGAAAAATACGCAAAATTTCATTACATCTAAAAAGCATGTAAAGGAAATATTAAAATATACGAATATCAATAAACAAGATAAAATAATAGAAATTGGGTCAGGAAAAGGACATTTTACCAAGGAACTTGTGGAAATGAGTCAACGGGTGAATGCTATAGAGATTGATGAAGGTTTATGTCATGCCACGAAAAAAGCAGTTGAACCTTTTCAGAATATAAAAGTTATTCATGAGGATATTTTGAAGTTTAGCTTTCCTAAAAATACAGACTATAAAATATTTGGTAATATTCCCTACAATATTAGTACTGATATTGTAAAAAAGATTGCTTTTGATAGTCAAGCGAAATATAGCTACCTTATTGTAGAGAGGGGATTTGCTAAAAGGTTGCAAAATACCCAACGAGCTTTAGGTTTGCTGTTAATGGTGGAAATGGATATAAAAATTCTTAAAAAAGTGCCACGAGCATATTTTCACCCTAAGCCTAATGTAGATTCTGTATTGATTGTACTTGAAAGGCATAAACCATTTATTTTAAAGAAGGACTACAAAAAGTATAGATTTTTCGTTTATAAATGGGTAAACAGGGAATATCATGTTCTTTTTACTAAAAATCAATTAAGACAGGTGCTGAAGCATGCGAATGTTACTGATCTTGATAAATTATCCAATGAACAATTTTTGTCTGTTTTCAATAGTTACAAATTATTTCAATAA
- a CDS encoding site-specific integrase — MSFNITNKAFNKEFGIIDEEKKKTKKWDKRKQKNILKNQIYDRLTRMLNDGMSTSRNDDKNDLSTTTKNKIYSVTTYKTYKKQCYKFAEYLKENNPEIKKIQQVKTEHVNEYLKNLTNQGLSAYSISTSKSAIAKVLRTSSTNFIATPPRTRKSIKRSRYETKRDKHISEELERKFSKITSSTGLRKKEMEAVRGVDLKEINGKYYVKVRQGKGGKKRLALIMGKDKEETDEIINIFKEAGELKIAPKLPSHYDNHHYRAVYAKRIYNHYARPIDEIPGGLISEGGERYIMRNDRAGEILDRKAMLITSKYLGHNRIDVIAQSYLY, encoded by the coding sequence ATGTCTTTTAATATCACAAACAAAGCTTTTAACAAAGAATTTGGAATAATAGATGAAGAAAAGAAAAAAACTAAAAAATGGGATAAAAGAAAGCAAAAAAACATTTTAAAAAATCAGATTTATGATAGATTAACAAGAATGTTAAATGATGGTATGAGTACATCAAGAAATGACGATAAAAATGATTTATCAACTACAACAAAAAATAAAATTTATAGCGTTACAACCTATAAGACATATAAAAAACAATGTTATAAATTTGCAGAATATTTGAAAGAAAATAATCCTGAAATAAAGAAAATACAACAAGTTAAAACAGAACACGTAAATGAATATCTTAAAAACTTAACAAATCAAGGCTTATCTGCTTACTCAATTAGCACATCTAAATCAGCTATAGCAAAGGTTTTAAGAACATCATCTACAAACTTTATAGCGACACCTCCAAGGACAAGAAAATCAATTAAAAGAAGTCGATATGAAACTAAAAGAGATAAACACATATCAGAAGAGCTAGAAAGAAAATTTTCTAAAATAACAAGCTCTACAGGATTAAGAAAAAAAGAAATGGAAGCTGTAAGAGGGGTTGATTTAAAAGAAATCAACGGAAAATATTATGTAAAAGTTAGACAAGGAAAAGGTGGAAAAAAACGCTTAGCTTTAATCATGGGCAAAGATAAAGAAGAAACAGATGAAATAATAAATATTTTTAAAGAAGCTGGAGAGCTTAAAATAGCACCAAAATTACCTTCTCATTATGACAACCACCACTACAGAGCAGTATACGCCAAGAGAATTTATAATCATTATGCAAGACCAATAGATGAAATACCTGGTGGTTTAATTTCAGAAGGAGGAGAAAGATACATCATGAGAAATGATAGAGCTGGAGAAATATTAGATCGAAAAGCTATGTTAATAACCAGCAAATACTTAGGACATAATCGTATTGATGTAATCGCTCAATCTTATCTGTACTAA
- a CDS encoding IS3 family transposase — MVKELKEEGYRLKYLLKAIDMPRSTYYFEINKVDNIKIKNSHIADKITQIFNLHKGRYGVRRVYMDLINQGYVINHKRVQRIMHELKLFGKRSKEKYHSYKGKVGKVADNIINRDFKADRPLQKWTTDVSEFKFSWGKCYISPILDMYTNEIISYDLSLSPNLNQISNMLEKAFNKFPKLDNLILHSDQGWQYQHEYYVNELKRHGIRQSMSRKGNCYDNSIMETFFGRLKNEVYYGYEKSYSSFEEFSKVIEEYIYYYNNERIQSKTKWMPPTKYRLASTNN, encoded by the coding sequence ATTGTCAAAGAACTCAAAGAAGAAGGATACAGACTAAAATATCTTTTAAAAGCTATTGATATGCCAAGATCAACATACTATTTTGAAATAAACAAAGTTGATAATATAAAGATTAAGAATAGTCATATTGCAGATAAAATAACTCAAATATTTAACTTACACAAAGGAAGATATGGAGTAAGAAGAGTATATATGGATCTGATAAATCAAGGTTATGTCATAAATCATAAAAGAGTTCAAAGAATAATGCATGAGCTAAAACTATTTGGAAAAAGATCTAAGGAAAAATATCACTCATATAAGGGGAAGGTAGGTAAAGTAGCAGATAATATAATAAATAGAGATTTCAAGGCAGATAGACCTCTACAAAAATGGACTACTGATGTGTCAGAATTTAAATTCTCTTGGGGTAAGTGCTACATATCTCCAATACTTGATATGTATACCAATGAGATTATTTCTTACGACCTATCCTTAAGTCCTAACTTAAATCAGATATCAAATATGTTAGAAAAAGCATTTAATAAATTTCCAAAACTAGATAACTTAATTCTACATTCAGATCAAGGTTGGCAATACCAACATGAATATTATGTAAATGAGCTTAAAAGACATGGTATAAGACAATCCATGTCAAGAAAAGGGAATTGCTATGATAACTCCATTATGGAAACATTCTTTGGAAGGCTAAAAAATGAAGTTTATTACGGATATGAAAAGAGCTATAGCTCTTTTGAAGAATTTTCAAAAGTAATAGAGGAATATATTTACTATTACAACAACGAAAGGATTCAATCAAAAACAAAATGGATGCCACCTACAAAATATAGGTTAGCATCCACTAATAATTAA
- a CDS encoding helix-turn-helix domain-containing protein: MKYSYEFKKECVQLYREGKWPDTPEGAKEKNFHDSIRTWFKLEELHGPEILKHGNNINWTADEKLEMISKVLAGNSIKSIAIENGINDGQLYSWVNKYKNYGYNGLVNKKKGRKSKNTSMKNNNNHKAKELNESEREELIKLRAENEYIKAENEIIKKEIALREERYAAQLKAKKQRLSKNSKKKDTD, translated from the coding sequence ATGAAATATAGTTATGAATTCAAAAAAGAATGCGTACAATTGTATAGAGAAGGTAAATGGCCTGATACACCTGAAGGAGCTAAAGAAAAAAACTTTCATGATTCAATTAGAACATGGTTTAAGTTAGAAGAACTTCATGGACCAGAAATTTTAAAACACGGAAATAATATTAATTGGACTGCTGATGAGAAATTAGAAATGATATCTAAAGTGTTAGCTGGAAATTCCATAAAATCTATAGCAATCGAAAATGGAATCAATGATGGACAACTTTATTCATGGGTTAACAAGTATAAAAATTATGGATATAATGGTCTTGTGAATAAAAAGAAAGGCCGTAAATCTAAAAATACAAGTATGAAAAATAATAATAACCATAAAGCAAAAGAACTTAATGAATCTGAAAGAGAAGAACTAATAAAACTTAGAGCAGAAAATGAATATATAAAAGCAGAAAACGAAATAATAAAAAAAGAGATCGCCTTGAGAGAAGAACGTTACGCTGCGCAACTCAAGGCGAAAAAGCAGCGATTGTCAAAGAACTCAAAGAAGAAGGATACAGACTAA
- a CDS encoding cobalt ABC transporter: MDNISNKNNQLDSLAVLLQELIEKYADQIDFEKLEVPPRCSEKK; the protein is encoded by the coding sequence TTGGATAATATATCAAATAAAAATAATCAATTAGATTCATTGGCTGTGCTTCTTCAAGAATTAATAGAAAAGTATGCAGATCAAATAGACTTTGAAAAATTGGAAGTACCGCCAAGATGTTCAGAAAAAAAATGA